The Yamadazyma tenuis chromosome 2, complete sequence sequence CAATTGGTATTTCATGACGGTAATGATATACTCATACTTCTTTCCCTCCcagaatttgaaaaagaagtgCAAGTCTTGAAGGGATTTCCGGTGTGGTGATGCTTGTTGCTTCTGCAACTCGGAAAGAGAACGATTGGTCTCTAGGAACGGTTTGGGGTTGTTTGCCATATTTACCGATCCCGTGAGTGAATGCATAAGGCCAAGCGGAAGTAAATAGTAATGACAGGGagccaccaagttgtttgaatATCCGGATATGATGTTGGACGATTCAAGGTGTGGGTAGTTGTTGCTGACAATGAACTTTTCATGGAAGCTGCTCATACTTATATGGATAGCCATGAGAAAACAGCACTGGTTAAAGTAAGAAGAGTTGAGAGATTCCCGAGTTTCTTCGTTTAACTTAAGTAGTTCCAACACTTCATGCAaacaaacaccaaccaaAAAGTCTTTAGAGGTATGCTGGGCGTAGAAGATATCAAGTAGGTTGGTGGGAAGGGTTATGGTCTTGATCACGTCCAAACTTTTGTTCACAAAATGCTTGAGAATGTCTACTACAAGCAAACGGCTGTAGAAATGTTCCTCGTGTCTGTTTTCAAGCACTTGAAGGGACCCCACCCAGTCTGAATCCAACACTCCATGGCAGTGGAATAGAACATCCTGAGAATGCACCTCTCGGAGAGTATTCTCCAAAGTTAGCACTGTTAATCTATTGAGattattgttgaacttggataaAGCTTCTCTCAACACCAACCCAACATGTAGCGAGTGGTTGATGGGCGACTTGAAACAAACAAAGGATCCACAAATAGGTACCTGGTTGGAATTTGTCTCGGTTATCTCCTTATATGTGTCTACTGGAGCATAAGACTTGTTTAGTAGgatatcttcaagctcGGTAATCTTTGAGTTTAATTGTTGTGGTTTCAACACAAACTGGATGAAGGGTGGTCGGCTCTTGTAGAAACTCTTTATCTTTTGCGGAGTGTCATCCTCGTCTGGGTTATAATCTTGCAATTGGAAGTCGAATTTAgtattggagaagaagcttGGGCCTTGGGTGTTTTGGTGTCTCAAACGCGAATATGATAGATATCTGACCGGTTGAAGCCGTAGATGCTTCACCGAGTGTCGTAGTTGTGATATACACATACTTACTCGctcttttggtggaaatggcTTTTGTGGCACCAGTGGTTATGGATATAGTCGAATGATCGATGCGATTAAATGAATTTAAAGATGCGATGAGTGAGAAATCCAATTAAATGTTCGAGTGCTAAACTCCATTATTATATCCTATACAACTAATTCCATCTTTGTACAATTACGgcattcttcaacttggcatCGGCCACGGATATGTCTGAGGAGTTTTCAATGGGTTTGACGGGAAACGCATGAGATAAGATGAACGGTCTGGAAGCATCTGAGAACTCATGGCTCTGTACAAACTCGTACACCACCGAAATGGAGTCTGATGAGTTGAACCTCTTATTGACCTTCTTACCGTTGGCGAACCGGATTTGTACGGGGGTATCGCCTTGGGCCTCGGGTTCTGGCGCCACCACTGGCGTAGTTTTTACCTCTACTGGTCGTGGATCTGGAGTGACAATAGGTTCACCAGGAACAGGAGAACCTAAACGGTGGCCCGAGCCTCCAAAACCTCCAAGTTTTCTCTTGGGAGGCTTATAATCCTCGTCTGTTTTCCTTATGACGCTGACATCCACGTCCTGGCCGAACTCCACGTCCAAAAGAGCCAAAGGGACTCTTCCTCGATTCAATTCCTCCAAGAGGCCGGCGTTGGCCGGATCGTCGTACCTTCTCAAGTGGCCTTCTCCCACAGTGAACCCCTGCTTCCAAAAGGTGATTTCTCTCTTGACCAACGTAGGCTTTCTGGAAGCATGAGCATTGACATCAGGAATCGTCTGAGATGGAGCTTCACCGTCACCCAACTTGTACCCGGTTCCCACAAACGTGGGGGCTGCAGCTGTCTCAGGCTCTCCTGTGGAGGGCCTGTCGTCGGGTTGGGACATCTGTTCTCTAGCcttttggaagatatcatcGATCAATGACCTTCCTGACTTTTTATCTTTATTGGGGTCTTCCACCTGCAAGGCCGATTTCTCGCCGCCGGTGAAAAAGTTTGTGTCTGTCTtgtcgtcttcatcatcaccctcattcaagtctttgaaggttCTGACACCGGATTTGTGTTTGGTAGTGGATGTGGGGGTTGATCCCGAGGACTTTGTGTTGGAGGCGAAATAATCCTCAATTGCGTTCATTAAGTCGTTCTCATTACGTGCCAAGTACTGCTCAGCCAAGTATGGCGACAGGTTTGTGACGGTGACAAAtctttcaatcaactgaTCCTTTTCGTTCTGGTTCATTTTGATGGCAAACAGATATTTTTACGATTTTCGCGGTGTACAAAAAATCAGTCGtggttgaaaaaatcaaaatatATATTAAACCGATGTTGAAATCCCATTTTAAAAACCCCCAgcaaacaaaaacaataCAAAAACTATATAAAAAGACAATCAAACGATATTGATAGTAATGATCAGATTACATTAATGTTGAATAAATGTAATATCAAAGGACACGGCATCAACAAATGAATTGAATAATGCATAAACCCGTGTTTAGGGGCTCTTAAAGAACAGAACAACACATTTAGTATTGTTCGCGGAAGTGCTTGGCGGCGTCCACCATGTTGGTTAAAGAAGCCTTAACTTCAGTCCAACCTCTAGTCTTCAAACCACAATCTGGGTTAACccaaaacttgttggcaGGGTaaaccttcaagatttcaCTGATTCTCTTGACGAATTCATCCTTGGATGGAATTCTTGGAGAGTGAATGTCAAACAATCCCAAACCAATGTGGTTAGGATAGTTGGAGAATTCTTGGATGTAGTTTGGATCATCCTTCTTGGAGAATTCAATAGAAACAACATCAGCATCCAAAGCCTTGATATGGTTTGGATCCAAGTCTGAGTAACAGAAATGGGAGTGGATTTGGGTACTGTCATCGACACCAGAGGTAGAAACTCTAAAAGATTGAGCAGCCCAGTCCAAGTAGTCGGATCTTTCCTTACCGGCTCTCAATGGCAAACCTTCTCTCAAGGCTGGTTCATCGACTTGAATGACGGTGATACCGGCTTGTTCCAAATCAACCACTTCTTCTCTCAAGGCCAAGGACAATTGCAAGGCTTGGAGTTTTTGAGAAATGTCATCTCTTGGGAAAGACCATCTCAAACAGGTGACTGGTCCAGTCAACATACCCTTCATTGGTTTGCTGGTCAAGGATTGAGCGTAAACCGATTCCTTAACCGACATTGCAACGGTTCTGgaaacatcaccaaccacaaTTGGAGGTCTGACGTATCTGGAACCGTAAGATTGAACCCAACCGTTTTGGGTGAATTCAAAACCGtccaatttttcaccaaagtATTGAACCATATCGTTTCTTTCTGGTTCACCGTGGACCAACACATCCAAACCAATGTCTTCCTGGAACTTAACAACCTCAGCAatttccttcttgatgaactcgTCGTATTGTTCAGCAGTGATTTCAcccttgttgaacttgtttcTGTTCACTCTAATATCCTTGGTTTGAGGGAAAGAACcaatggtggtggttggGAACAATGGCAAGTTGTACTTGGCTTGTTGGACAGTTAATCTCTGTTCGAATGGAGACTTTCTGGTGGCCATGGATTCGTCAATTTCAGCCAACTTGGATTGAACCTTagggttggtggtgatagAGGATTCCTTTCTGGACTTGATGGAGGCGGCATTggcttccaattccttggTCACATCGTCACCCTTGGCACTCTTGGTCAACACAACGACttcatccaacttttggGTAGCAAAAGAGAACCAGTCCTTGATAGTAgggttcaacttggattcAGACTTTAAGTCGACAGGAGTGTGCAACAAGGAAGAGGAGGTCGCAACCAACACTCTGTCGGCACCAACCTTGGCAATGGCCTTGGAAATGATTTCGGAAGACTTGGCAAAGTCGTTCTTCCAGATGTTTCTACCATCAACCACACCAACAGAGAAGATTTGCTTGTCGTTCAAGATAGaagcaacttcttcaaattgttctGGAACTCTGGCAAAGTCAAAGTGGAAACCAGCAACTGGCAAAGACTTGATGGCAGACAAGTTTGGTctgacatcaccaaagtaAGAAGCCAAGATGATTTCTGGAGAAGAAGCATCGACCAAGGCTTCGTAGGTGGCTTGGAACTTGGCCTGAACAGATTCTGGCAagtccaacaccaagattGGTTCGTCGATTTGGACGGACTTAGCACCAgcttccttcaacttggccaataaGGTCTTGTAGACTGGCACcaacttttccaacaaGGACAAAGgttccaagtccaaagagTCCTTGTCAGCCTTACCCAAGTACAAGTAAGAAATAGGACCAACAATGACAGGTCTGGTTTCAATACCCAATTCCTTGGCTTCCAAGTATTCGGCAACTGGCTTTAAACCAGCAGattcgttcaacttgaagtcgGTGGAGTTGGATAAGGTTGGTCTGACATAATGGTAGTTGGAGTCAAACCACTTGACCATTTCCAAGGCGGTGACATCGACAGCAGCAGTGGTGTCAGTGGCCTTTCTTTGCAAACCTCTACCCATGGCGAACAAAATGTCAATTGGGGCCAAGTCAAACTTGAGGTATCTGTCGGGGATGACgttgaacaacaaggaCAAGTCCAAGACCTGGTCGTAGAAGGAGAAGTCGTTGGAAGCAATGACATCCACACCGGCTTGCTTTTGCAATTCCCAGTTGTGCTTTCTCAATTCTTTACCCTTGGCCAATAAAGCGTCGACAGTAACCTTACCACTCCAGTAAGATTCGGTGATTT is a genomic window containing:
- a CDS encoding uncharacterized protein (EggNog:ENOG503PE6T; BUSCO:EOG0926423H) — translated: MNQNEKDQLIERFVTVTNSSPYLAEQYLARNENDLMNAIEDYFASNTKSSGSTPTSTTKHKSGVRTFKDLNEGDDEDDKTDTNFFTGGEKSALQVEDPNKDKKSGRSLIDDIFQKAREQMSQPDDRPSTGEPETAAAPTFVGTGYKLGDGEAPSQTIPDVNAHASRKPTLVKREITFWKQGFTVGEGHLRRYDDPANAGLLEELNRGRVPLALLDVEFGQDVDVSVIRKTDEDYKPPKRKLGGFGGSGHRLGSPVPGEPIVTPDPRPVEVKTTPVVAPEPEAQGDTPVQIRFANGKKVNKRFNSSDSISVVYEFVQSHEFSDASRPFILSHAFPVKPIENSSDISVADAKLKNAVIVQRWNYFFSNTKFDFQLQDYNPDEDDTPQKIKSFYKSRPPFIQFVLKPQQLNSKITELEDILLNKSYAPVDTYKEITETNSNQVPICGSFVCFKSPINHSLHVGLVLREALSKFNNNLNRLTVLTLENTLREVHSQDVLFHCHGVLDSDWVGSLQVLENRHEEHFYSRLLVVDILKHFVNKSLDVIKTITLPTNLLDIFYAQHTSKDFLVGVCLHEVLELLKLNEETRESLNSSYFNQCCFLMAIHISMSSFHEKFIVSNNYPHLESSNIISGYSNNLVAPCHYYLLPLGLMHSLTGSVNMANNPKPFLETNRSLSELQKQQASPHRKSLQDLHFFFKFWEGKKYEYIITVMKYQLVYPNATIQQFLQKLDCFKHLPVVEQSDIMEFLVSTGIYTDDTDIFTSLNLWGGTKAVKRISTTPSDAFLVKLNPSVLALSIVGGTENTDVFKHLREQKYGPEDVIYAVPIDAENTIGVSLSKINARNYKINIHIPDLITKIAPSSDAFTKMASRRYIQSHIQFDGRAVKIFDEEIISQFKFKDRWIQGISNQFKSVADITGNQNNSQTGYMPYLTSLTLSLKFNTYDSNPFKDLTDRIEFTFDNISDVPMKSLDPTELEKVLRGKESSVLPFSLFRSKTEESPSKFGNDDYHNLGFIYNVFKTHFSVRNINGAGNINLEESVPKASFFTNELSHFVSNLTSKYCEEYNVPVFSSSQNILVDSAKTDPRADEVLVTHNNMMLPKFHANSFYQTLVSRDLHGNVSLPAYLIGKNYLSKETFGVKRSRHIPSGTDSGKVSMVTPFTSFESLLNQFQILSMINYLYKTKNYLSLKTDEYEFSRRFSYLKGLGYNLNRPLPDHVLQKYVDDLQTNKSLCQYTEAVDRKHLALKTLEKQLSEDTVNTLRLECVITSPGFEVPDVGSSIYKCFVKDLNTEVEVLSSQPATDLTIGTVLSCDRVIYFDPTTFTCVLGESSIL
- the MET6 gene encoding methionine-synthesizing 5- methyltetrahydropteroyltriglutamate--homocysteine methyltransferase (COG:E; BUSCO:EOG09260LBU; EggNog:ENOG503NW49) — encoded protein: MVQSSVLGFPRIGGQRELKKITESYWSGKVTVDALLAKGKELRKHNWELQKQAGVDVIASNDFSFYDQVLDLSLLFNVIPDRYLKFDLAPIDILFAMGRGLQRKATDTTAAVDVTALEMVKWFDSNYHYVRPTLSNSTDFKLNESAGLKPVAEYLEAKELGIETRPVIVGPISYLYLGKADKDSLDLEPLSLLEKLVPVYKTLLAKLKEAGAKSVQIDEPILVLDLPESVQAKFQATYEALVDASSPEIILASYFGDVRPNLSAIKSLPVAGFHFDFARVPEQFEEVASILNDKQIFSVGVVDGRNIWKNDFAKSSEIISKAIAKVGADRVLVATSSSLLHTPVDLKSESKLNPTIKDWFSFATQKLDEVVVLTKSAKGDDVTKELEANAASIKSRKESSITTNPKVQSKLAEIDESMATRKSPFEQRLTVQQAKYNLPLFPTTTIGSFPQTKDIRVNRNKFNKGEITAEQYDEFIKKEIAEVVKFQEDIGLDVLVHGEPERNDMVQYFGEKLDGFEFTQNGWVQSYGSRYVRPPIVVGDVSRTVAMSVKESVYAQSLTSKPMKGMLTGPVTCLRWSFPRDDISQKLQALQLSLALREEVVDLEQAGITVIQVDEPALREGLPLRAGKERSDYLDWAAQSFRVSTSGVDDSTQIHSHFCYSDLDPNHIKALDADVVSIEFSKKDDPNYIQEFSNYPNHIGLGLFDIHSPRIPSKDEFVKRISEILKVYPANKFWVNPDCGLKTRGWTEVKASLTNMVDAAKHFREQY